Proteins from one Acidimicrobiales bacterium genomic window:
- the uvrA gene encoding excinuclease ABC subunit UvrA — translation MADSLVIRGAREHNLRNVSLDLPRDRLIVFTGLSGSGKSSLAFDTIYAEGQRRYVESLSSYARQFLGQMDKPDVDFIEGLSPAISIDQKSASRNPRSTVGTITEVYDYLRLLYARIGVPHCPECGATITRQTPQQIVDRIVELPEGTRFQVLAPVVRGRKGTYETLLADLSAQGFARARIDGELHELTEKVELARYEQHTIEVVVDRLVRRDGIERRLTDSLETALRLADGIAEVQIVNRKGEGEGGTEDGLGDDTMTFSQHLACPNGHGSFDELAPRNFSFNSPYGACETCDGLGTRFEVDPELVVPNPEATIEEGAIAPWAGGNQRYFHRLVAAVADEVDVDMATPWSALNKRQRDAFIYGKGVDKVWVRFKNRYGRERTYHANYEGVIPYLQRRHGEADSDSSREQVEGYMREVPCQVCGGARLKPLSRAVTIDGKSLPDICGLSIGDAAATLTGLELSERDRLIAERVVKEINARMGFLLDVGLDYLTLSRSAATLAGGEAQRIRLASQIGSGLVGVLYVLDEPSIGLHQRDNHRLIETLIRLRELGNTVLVVEHDEDTIKVADHVVDIGPGAGEHGGEIVHTGTVKQLLRNNKSITGQYLAGKKSIAVPAQRRQPNEHWLTVKGAREHNLKNVDARFPLGCFVAVTGVSGSGKSTLVNDILFRALMQKVYKSKTPPGLHTSVQGIDLLDKVIDIDQSPIGRTPRSNPATYTGVFDHVRKLFAATQEAKVRGYLPGRFSFNVSGGRCDACAGDGTIKIEMHFLPDVYVPCEVCKGARYNRDTLDITFKDHNIADVLALSCEEAAEFFSNQPAISRHMRTLVDVGLGYVRLGQPATTLSGGEAQRVKLSSELAKRSTGHTIYILDEPTTGLHFEDVRKLLTVLSRLVDQGNTVLVIEHNLDVIKTADWVIDLGPEGGNGGGGIVATGPPEEIVKEPASYTGQFLAPLLGLDRPGV, via the coding sequence GTGGCTGATTCGCTGGTGATCCGGGGTGCGAGGGAGCACAACCTCCGCAACGTCTCGCTCGACCTACCCCGTGACAGGCTCATCGTCTTCACGGGCCTGTCCGGGTCGGGCAAGAGCTCGCTGGCGTTCGACACCATCTACGCCGAGGGCCAACGCCGCTACGTCGAGTCGCTGTCGTCGTACGCCAGGCAGTTCCTCGGCCAGATGGACAAGCCCGACGTCGACTTCATCGAGGGCCTGTCGCCGGCCATCTCGATCGACCAGAAGTCGGCGTCCAGGAACCCCCGGTCGACGGTCGGCACGATCACCGAGGTCTACGACTACCTCCGCCTCCTCTACGCCCGCATCGGCGTCCCGCACTGCCCGGAGTGCGGCGCCACCATCACCCGGCAGACCCCGCAGCAGATCGTCGACCGCATCGTCGAGCTGCCCGAGGGCACCCGCTTCCAGGTGCTCGCCCCGGTGGTCCGGGGTCGCAAGGGCACCTACGAGACCTTGCTGGCCGACCTGTCCGCGCAGGGCTTCGCCCGCGCCCGCATCGACGGCGAGCTGCACGAGCTCACCGAGAAGGTCGAGCTGGCCCGCTACGAGCAGCACACCATCGAGGTGGTGGTCGACCGGCTGGTCCGGCGCGACGGCATCGAGCGTCGCCTCACCGACTCGCTGGAGACGGCCCTGCGCCTGGCCGACGGCATCGCCGAGGTGCAGATCGTCAACCGCAAGGGCGAAGGCGAGGGCGGCACCGAGGACGGCTTGGGCGACGACACGATGACGTTCTCGCAGCACCTGGCCTGCCCCAACGGCCACGGCAGCTTCGACGAGCTGGCGCCCCGCAACTTCTCCTTCAACTCGCCCTACGGCGCCTGCGAGACCTGCGACGGGCTCGGCACCCGCTTCGAGGTCGACCCCGAGCTGGTGGTCCCCAACCCCGAGGCCACCATCGAGGAGGGGGCGATCGCGCCCTGGGCCGGGGGCAACCAGCGCTACTTCCACCGGCTGGTCGCCGCGGTCGCCGACGAGGTCGACGTCGACATGGCTACGCCGTGGTCAGCGCTCAACAAGCGCCAGCGCGACGCCTTCATCTACGGCAAGGGCGTCGACAAGGTGTGGGTGCGCTTCAAGAACCGCTACGGCCGCGAGCGCACCTACCACGCCAACTACGAGGGCGTCATCCCGTACCTGCAGCGCCGCCACGGCGAGGCCGACTCCGACAGCAGCCGCGAGCAGGTCGAGGGCTACATGCGGGAGGTGCCGTGCCAGGTGTGCGGCGGCGCCCGGCTGAAGCCGCTGTCGCGGGCGGTCACGATCGACGGCAAGTCGCTGCCCGACATCTGCGGCTTGTCGATCGGCGACGCCGCGGCCACGCTCACCGGGCTGGAGCTGTCCGAGCGGGACCGGCTCATCGCCGAGCGGGTGGTCAAGGAGATCAACGCCCGCATGGGCTTCCTGCTCGACGTCGGGCTCGACTACCTCACGCTGTCCCGCTCGGCGGCCACGCTGGCGGGCGGCGAGGCCCAGCGGATCCGGCTGGCGTCGCAGATCGGATCGGGCCTGGTCGGGGTGCTCTACGTGCTCGACGAGCCGTCGATCGGCCTGCACCAGCGCGACAACCACCGGCTCATCGAGACGCTGATCCGCCTGCGCGAGCTGGGCAACACCGTGCTGGTGGTGGAGCACGACGAGGACACCATCAAGGTGGCCGACCACGTGGTCGACATCGGCCCGGGAGCGGGGGAGCACGGCGGCGAGATCGTCCACACGGGCACGGTCAAGCAGCTGCTGCGCAACAACAAGTCGATCACCGGCCAGTACCTCGCCGGCAAGAAGAGCATCGCGGTGCCGGCCCAGCGCCGCCAGCCCAACGAGCACTGGCTCACCGTGAAGGGCGCCCGCGAGCACAACCTCAAGAACGTCGACGCCCGCTTCCCGCTCGGGTGCTTCGTGGCGGTCACGGGCGTGTCGGGCTCGGGCAAGTCGACCCTGGTCAACGACATCCTTTTCCGGGCGCTGATGCAGAAGGTCTACAAGTCGAAGACGCCGCCGGGCCTGCACACGTCGGTCCAGGGCATCGACCTGCTCGACAAGGTCATCGACATCGACCAGTCGCCGATCGGGCGCACCCCCCGGTCGAACCCGGCCACCTACACGGGCGTGTTCGACCACGTCCGCAAGCTGTTCGCGGCCACGCAGGAGGCCAAGGTGCGGGGCTACCTGCCGGGCCGGTTCAGCTTCAACGTGAGCGGCGGCCGCTGCGACGCCTGCGCCGGTGACGGCACGATCAAGATCGAGATGCACTTCCTGCCCGACGTGTACGTGCCGTGCGAGGTGTGCAAGGGCGCCCGCTACAACCGCGACACGCTCGACATCACCTTCAAGGACCACAACATCGCCGACGTGCTGGCGCTGAGCTGCGAGGAGGCCGCCGAGTTCTTCTCGAACCAGCCGGCGATCTCGCGGCACATGCGCACGCTGGTCGACGTCGGCCTGGGCTACGTGCGGCTGGGCCAGCCGGCCACCACGCTCTCGGGCGGCGAGGCGCAGCGGGTGAAGCTGTCGAGCGAGCTGGCCAAGCGCTCCACCGGCCACACCATCTACATCCTCGACGAGCCCACCACCGGCCTCCACTTCGAGGACGTGCGCAAGCTGCTCACGGTGCTGTCCCGCCTGGTCGACCAGGGCAACACGGTGCTGGTCATCGAGCACAACCTCGACGTGATCAAGACGGCCGACTGGGTGATCGACCTCGGTCCCGAAGGCGGCAACGGCGGCGGCGGCATCGTGGCCACCGGTCCGCCCGAGGAGATCGTCAAGGAGCCCGCCAGCTACACGGGCCAGTTCCTGGCGCCCCTCCTCGGCCTCGACCGCCCCGGCGTCTGA
- a CDS encoding response regulator transcription factor — protein MTAAAPLRAVLAEDSVILREGLAELLVSRGIEVVGTAGDADRLLRLVEEHRPDVAVVDIRMPPTHTDEGLRAALELRRTHPDVGILVFSQHIETRWASELLETGAAGVGYLLKERVAHVAEFVDALGRVARGGTALDPEVVTQFVRSSRRRSVLDRLTPREREVLDLMAEGRSNRAIAERLVVSERAVEKHVGAIFDKLDLPPSDADNRRVRAVVTYLTEA, from the coding sequence GTGACGGCCGCGGCGCCGCTCCGGGCGGTCCTCGCCGAGGACTCGGTGATCCTCCGCGAAGGCCTGGCCGAGCTGCTCGTGTCCCGCGGCATCGAGGTGGTCGGGACCGCCGGCGACGCTGACCGGCTGCTCCGGCTGGTGGAGGAGCACCGGCCCGACGTCGCCGTCGTCGACATCCGCATGCCGCCCACCCACACCGACGAGGGCCTCCGGGCGGCGCTGGAGCTCCGCCGGACCCATCCCGACGTCGGGATCCTCGTCTTCTCGCAGCACATCGAGACCCGCTGGGCGTCCGAGCTGCTCGAGACCGGCGCCGCCGGCGTCGGCTACCTGCTCAAGGAGCGGGTCGCCCACGTCGCCGAGTTCGTCGACGCCCTGGGCCGGGTGGCTCGGGGCGGCACCGCGCTCGACCCCGAGGTCGTCACCCAGTTCGTCCGCAGCAGCCGCCGGCGCAGCGTCCTCGACCGCCTCACGCCGCGCGAGCGCGAGGTCCTCGACCTCATGGCCGAGGGCCGCTCGAACCGGGCGATCGCCGAGCGCCTGGTCGTGTCGGAGCGGGCCGTCGAGAAGCACGTCGGCGCCATCTTCGACAAGCTGGACCTGCCGCCCAGCGACGCCGACAACCGCCGCGTCCGGGCCGTCGTGACCTACCTCACCGAGGCGTAG